A genomic stretch from Mycobacterium malmoense includes:
- a CDS encoding YceI family protein — translation MAEPWTLDASDGELLIRTGVTGRAARMGHRLTIAMKRWHATVDWAGAEPVGVDLAVEVDSLEVLRGEGGVKGLSGPEKALVKSNALTSLDAGRYPEIRFIADAREEIAKTDGGYRLTGRLHIRGKSREHVIDLRAEDLGQAWRMSAESSVRQTDYGVKPYSLLMGSVRVADEVSVSFAAVHAKDD, via the coding sequence GTGGCCGAGCCGTGGACCCTGGACGCATCCGACGGTGAGTTGCTGATTCGCACCGGCGTCACGGGCCGGGCGGCGCGGATGGGCCATCGGCTCACGATCGCGATGAAACGCTGGCACGCCACGGTGGACTGGGCCGGCGCCGAACCGGTCGGCGTCGACCTGGCCGTCGAGGTCGATTCTCTCGAGGTGTTGCGCGGCGAGGGCGGCGTCAAGGGGCTGTCCGGGCCGGAAAAGGCCCTGGTGAAGTCGAACGCATTGACATCGCTGGATGCGGGCCGCTATCCCGAGATCCGCTTCATCGCGGACGCCAGGGAGGAGATCGCCAAGACCGACGGCGGATACCGCCTTACCGGAAGGCTGCACATCCGCGGAAAGTCCCGAGAACACGTAATCGACCTGCGCGCAGAGGATCTCGGCCAGGCGTGGCGAATGTCCGCCGAATCCAGCGTCCGGCAAACCGATTACGGCGTCAAGCCGTACTCGCTGCTGATGGGCTCGGTGCGGGTGGCCGACGAGGTGTCGGTATCTTTCGCCGCGGTTCACGCCAAGGACGATTGA
- a CDS encoding alcohol dehydrogenase catalytic domain-containing protein — MPTHHAVRIQSAGGPLELADVETVPPGRGEVRIAVTACGVCGTDRAFVHGGFPNMSWPLTPGHEIAGTVAELGDGVDEFAVGDRVAVGWFGGCCNHCGPCRKGIFIHCVNGKVPSWHYPGGYAESVTAPANALARIPAELSDVEAAPMGCAGVTTYNALRHTKALPGDRVAILGVGGLGHLGVQFARAMGFETIAIARGTAKAEDARKLGAHHYIDSTGGDVSEALRALGGASVVLGTAGNSAAMADTIGGLLPQGELITIGVSADPLPVSPVQLISPGLSITGHPSGTAKDVEDTMHFAVLSGVRAWIEELPLSQAAAGYAAMEQGRSHYRTVLTM, encoded by the coding sequence ATGCCCACCCATCACGCCGTCCGGATACAGTCCGCGGGCGGCCCATTGGAGCTGGCCGACGTCGAAACGGTGCCACCGGGCCGTGGTGAGGTACGGATAGCGGTCACCGCGTGCGGCGTATGCGGGACCGATCGCGCCTTCGTCCACGGCGGCTTCCCCAACATGTCGTGGCCGTTGACTCCGGGGCATGAAATCGCCGGAACGGTAGCCGAACTCGGCGACGGCGTGGACGAGTTCGCGGTGGGCGACCGCGTCGCCGTCGGATGGTTTGGCGGATGCTGTAACCACTGCGGCCCTTGCCGCAAGGGCATTTTCATTCACTGCGTGAACGGCAAGGTCCCGAGCTGGCACTATCCCGGCGGCTACGCGGAATCGGTGACCGCGCCGGCCAACGCCTTGGCCCGGATACCGGCCGAGCTTTCCGACGTGGAGGCCGCCCCCATGGGGTGTGCCGGTGTCACGACCTACAACGCGCTGCGGCACACCAAGGCGTTGCCCGGCGACCGGGTGGCGATTCTCGGCGTCGGCGGGTTAGGCCACCTCGGGGTGCAGTTCGCCCGCGCGATGGGCTTCGAGACCATTGCGATCGCCCGCGGCACCGCCAAAGCCGAGGACGCCCGGAAACTGGGCGCCCACCACTACATCGACTCCACCGGCGGCGACGTCTCCGAAGCCCTGCGGGCCCTGGGCGGGGCCTCGGTGGTCCTGGGCACCGCCGGCAACTCGGCGGCCATGGCCGACACGATCGGCGGGCTGCTGCCGCAAGGTGAATTGATCACCATCGGGGTGAGCGCCGACCCGCTGCCGGTCAGTCCCGTACAGCTGATAAGTCCGGGGCTCAGCATCACCGGCCACCCCTCCGGCACGGCCAAAGACGTCGAAGACACCATGCATTTCGCGGTCCTGTCCGGGGTGCGGGCATGGATCGAGGAGCTGCCGCTGTCGCAGGCCGCCGCCGGCTACGCGGCAATGGAGCAGGGCCGGTCTCACTACCGCACCGTGCTGACCATGTGA
- a CDS encoding cytochrome P450, which produces MPTVEPTTKPVPNLPPGFDFTDPDIYAERLPVEELAEMRRTAPIWWNEQPLGVGGFDDGGYWVVSKHKDVKEVSLRSDIFSSLQKTALPRYKDGTVGEQIERGKFVLLNMDAPQHTRLRKIISRAFTPRAIERLRDDLRERARRIVEAAAAEGSGDFVEQVSCELPLQAIAGLMGVPQEERKKLFDWSNQMVGDQDPEFANNDAITASVELIMYGMQMAADRAKNPGQDLVTKLIEADIDGHKLSDDEFGFFVILLAVAGNETTRNSITQGMMAFTDFPDQWELYKRERPVTTADEIVRWATPVTSFQRTALEDYELSGVKIKKGQRVVMVYRSANFDEGVFDDPFTFNILRNPNPHVGFGGTGAHYCVGANLARMTIDLMFNAIADVMPDLESIGKPQRLRSGWLNGIKHWQVDYHADGAAKCPVAH; this is translated from the coding sequence ATGCCAACCGTCGAGCCGACCACCAAGCCGGTCCCCAATCTGCCGCCCGGGTTTGATTTCACCGACCCGGACATCTACGCCGAGCGGCTGCCGGTGGAAGAACTGGCCGAGATGCGTCGAACCGCACCGATCTGGTGGAACGAGCAACCCCTCGGCGTGGGCGGGTTCGACGACGGCGGCTATTGGGTGGTGTCCAAACACAAGGACGTCAAGGAGGTCTCGCTGCGCAGCGATATCTTCTCCAGCCTGCAGAAGACCGCCCTGCCGCGCTACAAGGACGGCACGGTCGGCGAGCAGATCGAACGCGGCAAGTTCGTCCTGCTCAACATGGACGCACCCCAACACACCCGGCTGCGCAAGATCATCTCGCGGGCCTTCACTCCCCGAGCCATCGAGCGCCTGCGTGATGACCTCAGGGAGCGCGCCCGGCGCATCGTCGAAGCCGCCGCGGCCGAAGGCTCCGGCGACTTCGTCGAGCAGGTGTCCTGCGAGCTGCCGTTGCAGGCCATCGCCGGGCTCATGGGCGTGCCGCAGGAAGAACGCAAGAAACTCTTCGACTGGTCCAATCAGATGGTGGGCGACCAGGACCCCGAGTTCGCGAACAACGACGCCATCACCGCCTCCGTCGAACTGATCATGTACGGCATGCAGATGGCCGCCGACCGGGCGAAGAACCCGGGGCAAGACCTCGTCACCAAGCTGATCGAGGCCGACATCGACGGTCACAAGCTCTCCGACGACGAGTTCGGGTTCTTCGTCATCCTGCTGGCGGTCGCCGGCAACGAGACGACCCGCAACTCCATCACCCAAGGCATGATGGCCTTCACCGACTTTCCCGATCAGTGGGAGCTGTACAAGCGGGAGCGTCCCGTCACCACGGCCGACGAAATCGTGCGGTGGGCCACCCCGGTCACATCGTTTCAGCGGACCGCGCTGGAGGATTACGAACTGTCGGGCGTGAAAATCAAGAAGGGGCAGCGGGTGGTGATGGTGTACCGCTCGGCCAATTTCGACGAGGGCGTGTTCGACGACCCGTTCACCTTCAACATTTTGCGTAATCCCAACCCGCACGTGGGATTTGGTGGCACCGGCGCGCATTACTGCGTCGGGGCGAACTTGGCGCGGATGACCATAGACCTGATGTTCAACGCGATCGCCGACGTCATGCCGGACCTGGAATCGATCGGCAAACCGCAACGGCTGCGGTCGGGCTGGCTCAACGGGATCAAGCACTGGCAGGTCGACTATCACGCCGACGGGGCGGCCAAATGCCCTGTCGCGCACTAA
- a CDS encoding Rv1893 family protein — translation MGFNPKDAVDAARDIATNAVEKASDIVEHASDIIRGDIAGGTSGIVQNSIDIGTYAMDRAKEVFTGSNELDDEADDDVDDDLNDE, via the coding sequence ATGGGCTTCAATCCCAAAGACGCCGTCGACGCCGCCCGGGACATCGCGACCAATGCCGTCGAGAAGGCCTCGGACATCGTCGAGCACGCCAGCGACATCATCCGGGGTGACATCGCCGGCGGCACCAGCGGCATCGTCCAGAACTCCATCGACATCGGCACCTACGCGATGGACCGGGCCAAAGAGGTGTTCACCGGCTCGAACGAACTGGACGACGAAGCCGACGACGACGTCGATGACGACCTGAACGACGAGTAG
- a CDS encoding nitronate monooxygenase, with protein MHTAICDELGIEFPIFAFTHCRDVVVAVSKAGGFGVLGAVGFTPEQLEIELNWIDENIGDHPYGVDIVIPNKYEGMDSHLSAEELAETLRKMVPQEHLDFAKKILADHGVPVENADEDTLQLLGWTEATATPQVEVSLKHPKVTMIANALGTPPADMIKHIHDAGRKVAALCGSPSQARKHANAGVDVIIAQGGEAGGHCGEVGSIVLWPQVVKEVAPVPVLAAGGIGSGQQIAAALALGAQGAWTGSQWLMVEEASNTPVQQAAYAKASSRDTVRSRSFTGKPARMLRNDWTEAWERPDNPKPLGMPLQYMVSGMAVRATNKYPNETVDVAFNPVGQVVGQFTKVEKTATVIERWVQEYLEATNRLDELNAAAV; from the coding sequence ATGCACACCGCGATTTGCGACGAGCTCGGCATCGAGTTCCCGATCTTTGCCTTCACCCATTGCCGCGACGTTGTGGTCGCCGTCAGCAAGGCCGGTGGTTTCGGCGTGCTCGGCGCCGTCGGCTTCACGCCCGAGCAGTTGGAGATCGAACTCAACTGGATCGACGAGAACATCGGCGACCACCCGTACGGGGTCGACATCGTCATCCCGAACAAATACGAGGGCATGGACTCGCACCTGTCGGCCGAGGAGCTGGCCGAGACGCTGCGCAAGATGGTCCCCCAGGAGCACTTGGATTTCGCCAAGAAGATCCTGGCGGATCACGGTGTCCCCGTCGAGAACGCCGATGAGGACACCCTGCAGCTGCTGGGCTGGACCGAGGCGACGGCCACACCACAAGTGGAAGTGTCGCTGAAGCACCCGAAGGTGACGATGATCGCCAACGCGCTGGGCACTCCCCCGGCCGACATGATCAAGCACATTCACGATGCCGGCCGGAAGGTGGCCGCGCTGTGCGGCTCGCCGTCGCAGGCGCGCAAGCACGCCAACGCCGGCGTGGACGTCATCATCGCCCAGGGCGGCGAGGCCGGCGGCCACTGCGGTGAGGTGGGCTCAATTGTGTTGTGGCCACAGGTTGTTAAGGAAGTGGCGCCAGTCCCGGTCCTTGCCGCGGGCGGCATCGGCAGCGGCCAGCAGATCGCCGCGGCCTTGGCGCTGGGCGCTCAGGGCGCATGGACCGGCTCGCAGTGGCTGATGGTCGAGGAAGCCTCGAATACCCCGGTTCAGCAAGCGGCGTACGCCAAGGCGAGCAGCCGCGACACCGTGCGTAGCCGATCGTTCACCGGCAAGCCGGCCCGGATGCTGCGCAACGACTGGACCGAGGCATGGGAACGGCCGGACAACCCCAAGCCGCTCGGAATGCCGTTGCAGTACATGGTCTCCGGCATGGCCGTGCGGGCCACCAACAAGTACCCGAACGAAACCGTCGACGTCGCATTCAATCCGGTCGGGCAGGTCGTCGGCCAATTCACCAAGGTGGAGAAGACCGCGACCGTCATCGAGCGGTGGGTGCAGGAGTACCTCGAAGCGACGAACAGGCTCGACGAACTGAACGCCGCCGCCGTCTAA
- a CDS encoding PE family protein — protein sequence MSFVITAPDALSVAAADVAGIGSSLSTANAAAAASTTGLVAAAGDEVSAAIASVFSSHAQGYQALSAQAAAFHAEFVQALTAAGGAYAATEAASASPLRTLEQDVLGAINTPTQLLLGRPLIGNGTNGAAGTGQAGGPGGLLFGNGGNGGSGASGQAGGAGGAAGLIGTGGTGGTGGSGASGGVGGTGGLLWGTGGTGGTGGTGGGSGGAGGNAVLFGSGGSGGQGGAATGAANGGAGGAGGAGGALAAIGGLGGVGGEATGTGNGGTGGAGGKAEGLFLGLGGAGGHGGAATGAGNGGSGGVGGLGLARSLLGIDIAQGGAGGAGGDATAGIGGVGGAGGIGGATGLVAIDLVQGGAGGAGGAATTGTGGTGGGGGAATAVDLVGAGGAHGGSGGLGGAATAGTGGSGGNGGVGAAVTGEAGGGAGGNGGAGLVQGGAGGAGGVGAGLVAGLGGNGGHGGASSGSGGNGGAGGEGAGMVAGLGGDGGHGGDTSSGSGGNGAAGGDGFGFLAAGGNGGDAGSGIAAANGGDGGDAGAIVNGAYTESLVGNGGDGGNGVNGGTGGTGGRAGMYGGTPGTNGSS from the coding sequence ATGTCGTTTGTCATCACAGCGCCCGACGCCTTGTCGGTGGCGGCAGCGGATGTGGCGGGTATCGGTTCGTCGCTGAGCACGGCCAATGCGGCGGCCGCGGCCTCGACCACCGGGCTGGTCGCCGCCGCCGGTGACGAGGTGTCGGCGGCGATCGCGTCGGTGTTTTCCAGCCACGCCCAGGGGTATCAGGCGCTCAGCGCCCAGGCGGCGGCGTTTCATGCCGAGTTCGTGCAGGCCTTGACCGCCGCCGGCGGCGCCTACGCGGCCACCGAGGCGGCGAGCGCCTCGCCATTGCGGACGCTGGAGCAAGACGTATTGGGGGCAATCAACACGCCCACCCAGCTGCTGCTGGGCCGCCCGCTGATCGGCAACGGCACCAACGGGGCGGCGGGGACGGGACAGGCCGGCGGGCCTGGGGGCTTGTTGTTCGGTAACGGCGGCAATGGTGGCTCGGGCGCGTCCGGGCAGGCCGGGGGCGCCGGCGGGGCCGCCGGGCTGATCGGCACCGGTGGGACCGGCGGTACCGGAGGGTCAGGCGCGTCGGGCGGCGTGGGCGGCACCGGCGGGTTGCTGTGGGGCACCGGTGGCACCGGCGGAACCGGTGGAACCGGCGGCGGGTCCGGCGGGGCGGGTGGCAACGCGGTGTTGTTCGGCTCCGGGGGCAGCGGTGGGCAGGGCGGGGCCGCTACCGGCGCCGCGAATGGCGGTGCCGGCGGTGCCGGCGGCGCCGGCGGCGCGCTCGCGGCCATTGGCGGCCTCGGCGGCGTCGGCGGCGAAGCCACCGGCACCGGGAATGGCGGCACCGGCGGAGCCGGCGGCAAAGCGGAAGGCCTATTCCTTGGCCTGGGCGGCGCCGGCGGGCACGGCGGTGCCGCCACCGGCGCCGGGAACGGGGGGTCGGGCGGGGTTGGCGGCCTGGGACTCGCCCGCAGCCTTCTCGGAATCGACATCGCCCAGGGCGGCGCCGGCGGCGCCGGCGGCGATGCAACCGCTGGGATCGGCGGGGTCGGCGGCGCCGGCGGAATCGGCGGCGCCACGGGCCTCGTCGCAATCGACTTGGTCCAGGGCGGTGCCGGCGGCGCCGGCGGCGCCGCTACCACTGGAACGGGCGGGACCGGCGGTGGCGGCGGTGCCGCCACCGCTGTCGACCTCGTGGGTGCCGGCGGCGCCCACGGCGGCAGCGGTGGGCTCGGCGGCGCCGCTACCGCTGGAACGGGCGGCAGCGGCGGCAACGGCGGCGTTGGCGCCGCGGTGACCGGCGAGGCCGGCGGCGGTGCGGGCGGCAACGGCGGTGCCGGCCTCGTCCAAGGTGGCGCCGGTGGCGCCGGCGGCGTGGGAGCCGGACTGGTTGCCGGCCTGGGCGGCAACGGCGGGCACGGCGGCGCTTCGAGCGGCAGCGGTGGCAACGGTGGCGCCGGTGGCGAGGGAGCCGGGATGGTTGCCGGCCTGGGCGGCGACGGCGGCCATGGCGGCGACACTTCCAGCGGCAGCGGCGGCAACGGCGCTGCCGGCGGCGACGGTTTCGGGTTCCTCGCCGCGGGCGGGAACGGCGGCGACGCGGGCAGCGGCATCGCGGCCGCCAACGGCGGCGACGGCGGCGACGCAGGCGCAATCGTCAACGGCGCCTACACCGAATCGCTCGTTGGCAACGGCGGCGACGGCGGTAATGGCGTCAACGGCGGGACCGGCGGCACCGGTGGCCGCGCCGGCATGTATGGCGGCACGCCGGGGACGAACGGATCGTCATAG
- a CDS encoding flavin-containing monooxygenase gives MRSRYAGCPFTTPTAEIAAALEDVSIPTLLLSLVHITGDPRFIRDFKPMGIFLNEVQGFMSEDDKARARAAALPVLTDYRDRGCPEPAPLSVELIREMMDWAACEHVTDDYLPLVLEEMDLDGVDPRRPAALPTERAAETPVLVVGCGESGILAGIRLKQANIPFTIVEKNAGPGGTWWENSYPGARVDVANHFYCYSFEPNNDWTHFFAEQCELRDYFTTVMDKHDLAEHVRWNTEVLAAEWDDDDGAWSVSLRTADGQTSTLHARALITAVGQLNRPHIPEFDGADTFEGPSFHSAAWDHSVDLTGKRVALIGAGASGFQIAPAIAGDVERLTVFQRTAQWMFPNAMYHDEVGDGVRWAMRHLPFYGRWYRFLVLWPGADKGLDAARGDPNYADQDYAVSDINAAARMMFTQWITSQVGEGHELLTKVLPDYPATGKRTLQDNGSWLQTLQRDNVGLVRTPIRKITPRGVVTEDGATYDADVIVYATGFRHTDVLWPLKITGRNGIDLHDTWGSRPYAYLGITVPEFPNLFIIYGPGTHLAHGGSLIFQSELQMRYVNRCLEQLAGANLHSLEPTAEAAAEWHQRTQAEIKNMVWSHPAVKHSYFKNADGEIHTVSPWRLNEYWAAVREPDWSQFVLRQRK, from the coding sequence ATGCGCAGCCGTTACGCTGGCTGTCCCTTCACCACGCCGACGGCCGAAATCGCGGCCGCGCTCGAGGATGTCAGCATCCCGACGCTGCTGCTCTCTCTCGTCCACATCACCGGCGACCCCAGGTTCATTCGCGACTTCAAGCCCATGGGCATCTTCCTCAACGAGGTCCAGGGATTCATGTCCGAGGACGACAAAGCCCGGGCCCGCGCGGCGGCGCTGCCGGTGCTCACCGACTATCGCGACCGCGGTTGCCCCGAACCAGCGCCGCTCAGCGTCGAACTCATCCGGGAAATGATGGACTGGGCCGCCTGCGAGCACGTGACCGACGACTACCTGCCCCTGGTCCTGGAAGAGATGGACCTCGACGGCGTCGACCCGCGCCGCCCGGCCGCCCTGCCGACCGAGCGCGCCGCCGAGACGCCTGTTCTGGTCGTCGGGTGCGGCGAATCCGGCATCCTGGCCGGAATCCGGCTCAAGCAGGCCAACATTCCCTTCACCATCGTCGAGAAGAACGCGGGACCCGGCGGAACGTGGTGGGAGAACAGCTATCCCGGCGCCCGCGTCGACGTCGCCAACCATTTCTATTGCTACAGCTTCGAACCCAACAACGATTGGACTCACTTCTTCGCCGAGCAGTGCGAGCTGCGAGACTACTTCACCACGGTGATGGACAAGCACGACCTGGCCGAGCACGTGCGGTGGAACACCGAGGTTCTCGCGGCCGAATGGGACGACGACGACGGCGCGTGGAGCGTCTCGCTGCGCACCGCGGACGGGCAGACCAGCACGCTCCACGCGCGGGCCCTCATCACCGCGGTCGGTCAGCTAAATCGGCCCCATATTCCCGAATTCGACGGTGCCGACACCTTCGAGGGGCCCTCGTTTCATTCCGCGGCGTGGGATCACTCCGTCGACCTGACCGGTAAGCGGGTCGCGCTCATCGGGGCTGGCGCCAGCGGCTTCCAGATCGCGCCCGCGATTGCCGGGGACGTCGAGCGGCTCACGGTGTTCCAGCGGACCGCCCAGTGGATGTTCCCGAACGCGATGTATCACGACGAGGTCGGCGACGGCGTGCGCTGGGCGATGCGGCACCTGCCGTTCTACGGAAGGTGGTACCGGTTTCTCGTGCTCTGGCCCGGCGCCGACAAGGGGCTCGACGCCGCGCGCGGCGATCCGAATTATGCCGATCAGGACTACGCCGTCAGCGACATCAACGCCGCCGCCCGGATGATGTTCACCCAGTGGATCACCAGCCAGGTCGGCGAGGGCCACGAGCTGCTGACCAAGGTACTGCCCGATTATCCCGCCACCGGCAAGCGCACGCTGCAGGACAACGGCAGCTGGCTGCAAACGCTGCAGCGTGACAACGTCGGACTGGTGCGCACGCCGATCCGAAAGATCACCCCGCGCGGCGTCGTCACCGAGGACGGCGCGACGTACGACGCCGACGTCATCGTCTACGCCACGGGGTTTCGGCACACCGACGTGCTGTGGCCGCTAAAAATCACCGGCCGCAACGGAATCGACCTGCACGACACGTGGGGGAGCCGCCCGTACGCCTACCTCGGCATCACCGTTCCGGAGTTCCCCAACCTCTTCATCATTTACGGGCCCGGCACGCATCTCGCGCACGGCGGCAGCCTGATCTTCCAATCCGAACTCCAAATGCGCTACGTCAACCGGTGTCTCGAGCAACTGGCGGGGGCGAACCTGCATTCGCTGGAACCGACGGCCGAGGCGGCCGCCGAGTGGCATCAACGTACGCAAGCCGAAATCAAGAACATGGTTTGGTCGCACCCCGCGGTCAAGCACTCGTACTTCAAAAACGCCGACGGCGAGATCCATACCGTCAGCCCGTGGCGCCTCAACGAGTACTGGGCCGCGGTCCGCGAACCCGATTGGTCCCAATTCGTTCTGCGGCAAAGGAAGTGA
- a CDS encoding zinc-binding dehydrogenase: protein MRTVVIDGPTNIRVETRPDPALPGPDGVIVAVSAAGICGSDLHFYEGDYPFVEPVALGHEAVGTVVEAGPQVRTVKVGDQVMVSSVAGCGACPGCATGDPVMCFSGLQIFGAGALGGAQADLLAVPAADFQALRIPEAITTEQALLLTDNLATGWAAAQRADIPFGGTVAVIGLGAVGLCALRSAFVQGAARVFAVDKVDGRLERAATWGATPITSPAAEAIIAATGGRGADSVIDAVGTDASMTDALNAVRPGGTVSVVGVHNLQPFPLPALSCLMRSITLRMTTAPVQRTWPELIPLLQSGRLDVDGIFTTTLPLDDAAKGYATAESRSGDDVKILLTP from the coding sequence ATGCGCACGGTAGTCATCGACGGGCCCACCAACATCCGGGTCGAAACCCGCCCCGATCCGGCGCTACCCGGTCCGGACGGGGTGATCGTCGCGGTGAGCGCCGCCGGCATCTGCGGATCCGACCTGCATTTCTACGAGGGCGATTATCCGTTCGTCGAGCCGGTGGCCCTCGGCCACGAGGCGGTCGGCACCGTCGTCGAGGCCGGGCCGCAGGTGCGCACCGTCAAGGTCGGGGACCAGGTCATGGTGTCGTCGGTGGCCGGCTGCGGCGCCTGTCCGGGGTGCGCCACCGGCGATCCGGTCATGTGCTTCTCCGGCCTGCAGATCTTCGGCGCCGGCGCGCTCGGCGGCGCGCAGGCCGACCTGCTCGCGGTGCCCGCCGCCGACTTCCAGGCGCTCAGGATCCCCGAAGCGATCACTACCGAGCAGGCACTGCTGCTCACGGACAACCTCGCCACCGGCTGGGCCGCGGCCCAGCGGGCCGACATCCCGTTCGGCGGCACGGTCGCCGTGATCGGCCTGGGAGCGGTCGGGCTGTGCGCGCTGCGCAGCGCATTTGTTCAGGGTGCCGCAAGGGTTTTCGCGGTCGACAAGGTCGACGGTCGCCTGGAGCGTGCCGCGACGTGGGGCGCGACGCCGATCACCTCGCCGGCGGCCGAAGCCATCATCGCCGCGACGGGCGGCCGCGGCGCGGACTCGGTGATCGACGCCGTCGGCACCGACGCATCCATGACCGACGCGCTCAACGCGGTGCGGCCCGGCGGCACCGTCTCGGTCGTCGGTGTACACAATCTGCAGCCGTTTCCCCTTCCCGCGCTGTCGTGCCTGATGCGCAGCATCACGTTGCGCATGACCACCGCCCCGGTGCAGCGCACGTGGCCGGAGTTGATCCCGCTGCTGCAGTCCGGCCGGCTCGATGTCGACGGCATCTTCACCACGACGCTGCCGTTGGACGACGCGGCCAAGGGCTATGCGACCGCGGAGTCGCGGTCGGGCGACGACGTGAAAATCCTGCTGACGCCTTAA